ACAATTCGGTCGTTCTTGAAAAAAGAGCCGCGTTGCCACTTTATACTGAGCGGCACCCCGTGGTCACGGAGCTCAAAGTCAAACAAAATGGCTTGATGAAATCCATCTTGGGCAACGTAGCCTCGCTCCGCCAAGACAACGACAAAAAAATCCAATATTTTGACGGTTTGCTCGCAAAAAGCAAGGAACAGCTCAAAAGCTTGCCCGCAACGCAGCGTGTGCTGCAAAGCCTCATGCGTGAATTTGAGGTAAAGGAAAAGATTTTGTTGACGCTTCTTGAAAAACAAGCCGAGGCAAAAATCGGAAAAGCGTCGATTGTATCCTCCGTTCAAATCATGGACCGCGCGCTCACTCCAAGCTACCCGATTTCGCCCAATCCTAGACGAATCTACATTGTCGGTTGCGGCTTAGGAATCACGCTTGGACTGTTGCTGATTCTGATTGCAGGCATTCTCAAGAACACGATTTCCTATCGTGAAGAAATTGAAGCCATGAGCTTCACCCCCATCATTGGCGTGGTGCGACGTGCAAACGAAAGCCTCAACCACAAATATCCGCGCCTGATGAGCGTGGAAAATCCAAAATCTGGCCTGAGCGAATCGTTTCGGAGTATCCGAACCAACCTGCAGTTTCTTGCTGCCGACAAAACCACCAAGGTCGTTGCCATCACAAGTACAGTCTCTGGCGAAGGAAAATCCTTTGTAACGATCAATTTGGCGGGCATGCTCTCCCTGCTAGACATTAAGGTCGTAATCATCGACATGGACTTGCGCAAGCCCAAGCTCCACTATTCATTTGGAAATGACAACTCTGTGGGGCTTTCGACGCTGCTTGTAGGGAAAAGCTCCCTGCAAGACACCCTCAAGAATACCGAATACAAAAATTTGGACTTGATCACTTCGGGTCCAATCCCCCCAAATCCTTCAGAATTGATCCTGTCTCAGCGGATGCAGGATTTGCTGGAAGAATTGAAGAAAAATTATGACTACATCCTGATCGACACCCCGCCCATCGGTTTGGTGACCGATGGCACCACCATGCTCATGAGTGCTGACGTGGCACTTTATGTCATTCGTGCCGATTACTCCAAGCGCGTTTTTGTGAGGAATCCCGATCAGCTTGCAGAAGATCACAACATTCGCAACCTCTACATCGTTTTCAATTCCGTGAGCACCGCCAACAAACGGTACGGCGGATACGGATACAAAGTATATGGACAAGGTTATTATTCAGAGGATTACACGCCGCCCAAATGGTGGGAAGTGTGGAAATTTTTCCGCCGAAAGTCTTAATTGATATGAGTTTTTTGCAGCGCATCTTTGGGGGCCAATCGTCCGAGGCAGCACCCTTTGGGAAGCTGGGGGTAGACATTCATTCGCATTTGATTCCTGGGATCGACGATGGATCGTCAAGCCTTGAAGAAAGCATGTTGATGATTCGTGCCCTTTACAAGCTGGGCTATCGCAAACTCATCACCACCCCGCATATCATGTCTGATGCCTACCGCAACACGCCTGAGATCATACGGAAGGGAATTGAGCTACTGCGCGAAAACATCAAGATCGCGGGGATCGAAATCGAAGTGGAAGGTGCTGCCGAATATTATCTCGACGATGGATTTGCCCAGTCCCTCGGGAAACGCGAATTGCTCACGTTTGGAGGAGATAAAAAATACCTCCTGGTGGAAACGAGTTATGTGGCCAAGCCGATGGGGATGCACGATGTCATTTTCGCCTTGCTCACCCAAGGCTACACCCCTGTCTTGGCCCATCCGGAGCGTTACCAATACCTATGGGCGGAAGATGCTGTGGAGGAGGTGCGCATGATGCGTAACCGGGGAATGAAAATCCAGGTGAACCTGACCTCCTTCGGTGGCCGTTACAGCAAGCGCGCTACCACCATCGCATGCGATTTGGCAAAAGAGGATTTGATCGATTTTATCGGAACCGATCTCCATCGCCCTTTGCAGCTCGATACGTTACAAAAGACATACAATTCCAGCAAGGAGTTGAGGCATTTGGTTGATGGTGAAAGACTGCTGAATTCCAGCCTGTGACAACCTTTTTGTTTTTCAGCCTATGTACAAAGATCAATGTATCGCCGTACGCAGCCATTTAAGGGGTCGTAGCATTGGGCTTTCTCTGAAGAAGGCCCTACCGCCAAGAAGCTCCTCGATAACCCAATTTCCGAATGCAGCAGCCAAGGCCTTCACAGTGATCGATGAGATCCAGGGGCTAAGGATGATGCCCACGAAGAGTTCCATGCCTGCTGGAAGAAACCAAGAACCTCGACATCCAAGTTCTCCTCGATTTCAAAATCGCCAAAGTCATCGCCCATGAATTTGATTTCCATCGCTGACCGGAAAATAGGTCCCGGCTTTCCTTGCTTTATCATTGCCGAGGCAGGCGTGAATCACAACGGTGACCCAGCCCTTGCCCGTGAGCTCATTGTCGCGGCCGCGGAGGCAGGCGCCGATGCAGTTAAATTCCAAACCTTCAAAGCCGAAAAACTCGTCACAAAGTCAGCCAAAATGGCGGACTACCAAGTTCAGAATACCGGACAGGAAAGTTCGCAGCTCGACATGCTGCGCAAATTGGAGCTTCAATACGATGCACATCGGGAGCTCAAAGATTTCGCCGAGTCGCTCGGGCTGATCTTTCTGAGTACGCCCTTTGACTTGGAAGGCATTGACTTTCTGAAAGACTTGGGGGTGGTCGCTTTCAAGGCTGGGTCTGGAGACTTGACCAACCTCCCATACCTACGGAAAATGGCCTCACAAGGCCTGCCGATGATCATTTCCACAGGCATGGCTGTGTTGGAAGAATGTCACGACGCGGTCAATGCCATTCGGGAGGCGGGCGATCCCGGGTTGGTCGTACTTCATTGCACAACCAATTACCCTTGCCCCGAGGAGGAGGTTAACCTGCTTGCCATGCAGACGATGGGAGCAGCATTAAAATGCTTGGTAGGCTACAGCGACCACACCGATGGCATCTTGGTACCGCAACTTGCCGTGGCTGCAGGTGCCTGTGTGATCGAAAAACACTATACTTTGGACCGTAACATGGAAGGTCCCGACCACAAAGCATCCTTGGAACCCCATGAACTCAAGGACATGATTCAACGCATTCGTCAGGTGGAAAAAATCATGGGCCACGGTGATAAAATTCCCAATCCCAGCGAGTTAAGGATCATGGAAGCGGCACGAAAAAGTATCGTTGCAGCCAAGGATATCCCAGCCGGAACGTTAATTTCGGTAGAGCTTTTGGATATAAAACGACCCGGAACAGGAATTTCTCCCAAAAAAATGCAAGATTTGACGGGCAGAAGGGCAAAAGTCACGATCGAGGCAGATACCATCATCACGTGGGACATGCTCGAATAAGGCTTTATTCCCCTGTCAGGCACCTTTGAGAGGATTAACCAAACTCCACATTGTTCTTTTTCCTTCATTGGAAATGCCTGTTTTTTTAAGTTTGTGCTGTTCATTAATTACAAAAAATGAGTGCTAGAAAAATCTGTGTACTGACTGGAACCAGAGCCGAGTTTGGCTTGCTGCGCCCAGTCATGGAGGCCATTCAACAACATCCTGACCTTGAACTTCAAGTATTGGTAACGGGGATGCACCTCGAGCAAATGTTTGGCATGAGCGTCAAAGCGATCGAAGGTGCCGGTTTCCCGATCTCAGGTCGCGTGCCGATGCACCCGCCCGAAGATAGCGGCAAAGGCATGGCATTTGCCATGGGTGATGGCATCCGTGGCATGACCAAGGTGCTTGGAAAGCTGAAGCCCGACATTCTGCTCTTGCTCGGTGACCGTACCGAAGTGATGGCCGGTGCGATTACCGCACTGTACCTTAACATCCCGATTGCCCACATTCATGGTGGAGACGTCACACGCGGAGGTACGGATGAGTCGACCCGTCATGCTGTCACCAAAATGGCCTCGATTCACTTTGCAGCTACGCCGCAAAGCGCTGAACGCATCCTCAAAATGGGTGAAGAACCATGGCGCATCCATACTGTCGGTGCACCAGCCCTCGATACCATTCTGAATGTGAACCCGCTGAGCCGCTCGAAGCTTGCCAGAAGGTTTAACTTGCCAGAAGACCGTCCTTGGTTTTTGGTACTCCAACACTCCGTGACAACGGAGGCCGAAATTGCCGGTGAACAATTCGCAGAAACCCTCGCTGCATTGGATGCTTTTGATGTAGAGAAAATCTTCATCTATCCCAACTCCGATGCCGGTGGTTTGCAAATCATTGCCCAATTGGAGCGCATCAAGACCGAGCCGGGCAACCATGTTTTCCCTTCGATTCCTCACCGCGAATTCCTGAGCCTCATGAACCATTGCTCCGTGATGGTCGGCAACAGCAGCAGCGGTATCATCGAAAGCTCAACCTTCAAGATCCCCGTGGTCAACATCGGCATCCGTCAAGAAGGTCGCGAATGTGCGGGCAACGTAGTGCATGTAGGTCATGACCGTCAGGCGATTGAAACCGCCATCGATCAGGTCATTGCCGACGAATTCATGGATAGCTTGGAGAATATCGTAAATCCTTACGGCGATGGCAATGCCAGCCGCCGCATCGTAGACGTCCTCTCAACCGTGGAACTCGACAAGAAATTGATCCAAAAGCAGATCACTTACTGAGCCATGAGCGAGGACCGCTTCGGGGAATGGAAGCCACCGCACATCGAAGACGGTGTGCCCACGAAGTGGAACTGGGTGGTACAAGGTGTAGCCGGGCTTAAACTGGGTTTTCGCACCGATATCGGCGCATTTACCTACATCAACGCCCGACATGAAGTAGAAATCGGCGATGAGGTCCAAATCGGATCTCATTGCTCGATTTACTCCCTTAGTACCATCGATGGCAAGCAGGGAAAGGTCACCATCGGAAAAAAGGCCTGCATTGGCTCACATTCGGTGGTCATGCCGGGGGTGACGATCGGCGAAAACAGCATCGTCGGTGCATTCAGTTTTGTGAACAAAGACATTCCGCCCAATGTTGTTGCAATGGGGCAACCCGCTAAAGTCGTGAAGGAAATCGTATGAACGTTCCGCTTTCACAGCCCTATATGGGGCAAGAGGAAATTGATGCCGTCGTAGAGGTTTTGCGCTCCGACAGGCTTGCCTTGGGTCCGGTTACCGCCGAATTCGAGCGGCTTTTTGCCGAAGCCATCGGCGTCAAATATGCCTTGGCAGTCAACAGCGGCACATCAGGGCTGCATTTGGCGGTGAAAGCGCTCGGTCTTGGACCGGGTGACGAAGTCATCACGACGCCATTCTCCTTTGTCGCAAGCAGCAATTGTATTCTCTTTGAAGGTGCGACACCAGTATTTGTGGATGCGGATGAAAGCTTCAACATCAATCCCGATTTAATCGAGGCCGCGATCACACCCAAAACGAAAGCGATTTTGCCGGTACACGTGTTTGGTGAAAGCGCCGACATGGATCCGATCATGGACATTGCCAAAAGGCATGGCCTGCGGGTGATCGAAGACGCCTGCGAAGCCATACAAGCCACTTACAAGGGCAAAATGACCGGAACATTCGGGGATGTGGCTGTGTATGGGTTTTATCCCAACAAGCAGATCACGACCGGCGAAGGCGGTATGATCGTCACCAATGACGATGCGATCTACGAATATTGCCTGAGTGCGCGCAACCAAGGTCGCGCCACTGACATGCAATGGCTCACGCACGTGCGACTTGGCTACAATTACCGCATCAGCGAGGTGACGGCAGCCATGGGCGTAGAGCAGATGAAAAAATTGCCGGAAATCATGCAGCTTCGCCGCGAAAAGGCGCAGCAATACATGGAAATGCTGGCAGACATTCCCGGTCTGCGCTTCCCTGCGGGTTGGGAACAGGCCGCTCATAGCTGGTTTGTCTTCGCCCTGCGCGTGGATGCTGCTTTGCGCGATCCCTTACTTGAAATCCTGAACGCCAATGGCGTACAAAGCAAGGCCTATTTCTCGCCTTGCATTCACCTGCAAGAGTTTTACATGCGTGACTTCGGGTACACCGAAGGAATGTTCCCAATTGCAGAAAAATTGAGCCGGGAAACGATCATCCTCCCGTTTTTCACTTCGATTACCGATGCACAGATGCAATGGGTGGAAAGGCAACTGCGTGCTGCCATGACCACCCTGCGTGCGAATGCCTGAGACCGAAAATGAATATTTTTGAAGGAAAAGTCATCTTGGTCACAGGCGGTTGTGGCTCCATCGGATCAGAAATTGTACGTCAATTGCTGCGTTGTTCGCCATCGCGGGTACGGGTACTGGACAATGACGAATCGGGACATTGGCGGTTGAGCCAAGAACTGGACACGCCGATTTTGCGCAACCTTGTGGGTGACGTGCGCGACCGCGACCGCGTTGCGCGGGCGATGGAAGGTGTGGACATTGTCTTTCATGCAGCAGCATTGAAGCATGTTCCCCTCTGCGAATACAATCCATTCGAAGCGGTAAGCACCAATGTCGTCGGCACGCAGAATGTGATCGATGCTGCCATTTCGCATGGTGTCAAGAAATTCATCGGCATCAGCACCGACAAGGCAGTCAACCCCATCAATACGATGGGCGCGACCAAGCTCCTCAGCGAACGCCTGATTGTGAATGCGCCGAT
The DNA window shown above is from Bacteroidota bacterium and carries:
- the neuC gene encoding UDP-N-acetylglucosamine 2-epimerase (hydrolyzing) — its product is MSARKICVLTGTRAEFGLLRPVMEAIQQHPDLELQVLVTGMHLEQMFGMSVKAIEGAGFPISGRVPMHPPEDSGKGMAFAMGDGIRGMTKVLGKLKPDILLLLGDRTEVMAGAITALYLNIPIAHIHGGDVTRGGTDESTRHAVTKMASIHFAATPQSAERILKMGEEPWRIHTVGAPALDTILNVNPLSRSKLARRFNLPEDRPWFLVLQHSVTTEAEIAGEQFAETLAALDAFDVEKIFIYPNSDAGGLQIIAQLERIKTEPGNHVFPSIPHREFLSLMNHCSVMVGNSSSGIIESSTFKIPVVNIGIRQEGRECAGNVVHVGHDRQAIETAIDQVIADEFMDSLENIVNPYGDGNASRRIVDVLSTVELDKKLIQKQITY
- a CDS encoding acyltransferase, with product MSEDRFGEWKPPHIEDGVPTKWNWVVQGVAGLKLGFRTDIGAFTYINARHEVEIGDEVQIGSHCSIYSLSTIDGKQGKVTIGKKACIGSHSVVMPGVTIGENSIVGAFSFVNKDIPPNVVAMGQPAKVVKEIV
- a CDS encoding capsular biosynthesis protein, with product MSFLQRIFGGQSSEAAPFGKLGVDIHSHLIPGIDDGSSSLEESMLMIRALYKLGYRKLITTPHIMSDAYRNTPEIIRKGIELLRENIKIAGIEIEVEGAAEYYLDDGFAQSLGKRELLTFGGDKKYLLVETSYVAKPMGMHDVIFALLTQGYTPVLAHPERYQYLWAEDAVEEVRMMRNRGMKIQVNLTSFGGRYSKRATTIACDLAKEDLIDFIGTDLHRPLQLDTLQKTYNSSKELRHLVDGERLLNSSL
- a CDS encoding polysaccharide biosynthesis tyrosine autokinase, translated to MRQVFQSKNTNTEEINLAKILDLFRKRWYYIVVSFVVAMIVCKLYLRYTKPIFAAEATLRVQDNKQMNQGLGMMESFGFGLMQDDIQSEIQLVQSRSMVEKAINNMNFTSLYYLVGTLVTSEIYKDDAPFVVIYDSTSNVRYNELFSIFYLAGNKFKLSYQDGPNRVEKQYYFGENINVGGFKFQIIKRETDRYKLTPEVEFKWMAVMPESMIGRAMSGLKVEQSGYLVPILKISLQDNVSKFTSDFLNTLIDEYKIQDIARKTEAADQALQFIQNQIDTIKNSVNMAEDVLQAFKQEKEFFNVEMKIGFDLENLHSEEESRMQLLIRKLEIDRLESELKSGDTISAVSFTLEGFNDQLLTSLIASYNSVVLEKRAALPLYTERHPVVTELKVKQNGLMKSILGNVASLRQDNDKKIQYFDGLLAKSKEQLKSLPATQRVLQSLMREFEVKEKILLTLLEKQAEAKIGKASIVSSVQIMDRALTPSYPISPNPRRIYIVGCGLGITLGLLLILIAGILKNTISYREEIEAMSFTPIIGVVRRANESLNHKYPRLMSVENPKSGLSESFRSIRTNLQFLAADKTTKVVAITSTVSGEGKSFVTINLAGMLSLLDIKVVIIDMDLRKPKLHYSFGNDNSVGLSTLLVGKSSLQDTLKNTEYKNLDLITSGPIPPNPSELILSQRMQDLLEELKKNYDYILIDTPPIGLVTDGTTMLMSADVALYVIRADYSKRVFVRNPDQLAEDHNIRNLYIVFNSVSTANKRYGGYGYKVYGQGYYSEDYTPPKWWEVWKFFRRKS
- the neuB gene encoding N-acetylneuraminate synthase, which gives rise to MNLISIADRKIGPGFPCFIIAEAGVNHNGDPALARELIVAAAEAGADAVKFQTFKAEKLVTKSAKMADYQVQNTGQESSQLDMLRKLELQYDAHRELKDFAESLGLIFLSTPFDLEGIDFLKDLGVVAFKAGSGDLTNLPYLRKMASQGLPMIISTGMAVLEECHDAVNAIREAGDPGLVVLHCTTNYPCPEEEVNLLAMQTMGAALKCLVGYSDHTDGILVPQLAVAAGACVIEKHYTLDRNMEGPDHKASLEPHELKDMIQRIRQVEKIMGHGDKIPNPSELRIMEAARKSIVAAKDIPAGTLISVELLDIKRPGTGISPKKMQDLTGRRAKVTIEADTIITWDMLE
- a CDS encoding DegT/DnrJ/EryC1/StrS family aminotransferase codes for the protein MNVPLSQPYMGQEEIDAVVEVLRSDRLALGPVTAEFERLFAEAIGVKYALAVNSGTSGLHLAVKALGLGPGDEVITTPFSFVASSNCILFEGATPVFVDADESFNINPDLIEAAITPKTKAILPVHVFGESADMDPIMDIAKRHGLRVIEDACEAIQATYKGKMTGTFGDVAVYGFYPNKQITTGEGGMIVTNDDAIYEYCLSARNQGRATDMQWLTHVRLGYNYRISEVTAAMGVEQMKKLPEIMQLRREKAQQYMEMLADIPGLRFPAGWEQAAHSWFVFALRVDAALRDPLLEILNANGVQSKAYFSPCIHLQEFYMRDFGYTEGMFPIAEKLSRETIILPFFTSITDAQMQWVERQLRAAMTTLRANA